The nucleotide sequence GCACGGAATACTGTGGACTAGGCCACTCAGCTATGCTGGCAAATCTTCGTGTTGTCTCGAAAGAAGCATATCAGGATTTCATTAACGACCGTGCAGCTGGCGAAGAAGAGAAAACACCTGAAGCACTGGGCAAGAAGCTTTTTGCGGAAAAAGCCTGCGCAAGCTGTCACAGCACCGACGGTTCGGTTAAACCCTGTCCAACATTAAAGGGCGTTTTTGGTCATGATGTGGAACTTACAGATGGATCGAAAATTAAAGCCGACGAAAACTACTTGCGCGAATCATTGCTTAATCCAAACGCTAAAATCGTCAAAGGCTTTACGCCAAACGTAATGCCCTCACAACAAGGGCAATTGAGCGACGAGCAAGTCGACCAACTCATCGCCTATATCAAAACTCTTCAATAACAATTTTTAAGGAATAATTATGAGCGCACAAACAGAACAGCATAGCGATCGCAACTACCTCAACTGGGAAAAGGGATTTATGTCCTGGTGGATGAGTATCGATCACAAGCGCATCGGCTTAATGTATCTGATTGCAATCATTAGCTTCTTTGTGATTGGCGGCGTGGCAGCAATGCTTGTCCGGGCTGAGCTGTTCTCACACGGTAAAACACTCTACGATGCTGCAACCTACAACGTGATTTTCACTCTGCACGGCGTGATTATGATTTTCCTTTTTATTGTTCCGGGCGTCCCCGCAACTCTGGGGAACTTTATTTTGCCGTTGATGATTGGAGCAAAGGACGTTGCTTTCCCTAAAGTCAATCGCCTTAGTTTTTGGATTTATGTAACAGGGGCAGCGATCGCGTTTGTCGCCTTATTCATGCGCGTTGATACAGGCTGGACATTCTATGCGCCGTACAGCATTCAAAACGCACCGGGTGTCATCACCATGACTCTGGCTGCGTTTGTCTTGGGATTTTCTTCGATTTTAACTGGGCTTAACTTTATGGTCACAATCCATAAAATGCGCTGCCCTGGGATGAGTTGGGATCGTCTACCACTTTTTGTTTGGGCGCTTTATGCAACTTCAGTCTTACAGGTCGTAGCAACTCCAGTAATTGGAATCACGCTTTTACTCTTGATTCTAGAAAACGTAATGGGAGTTGGAATCTTTAACCCTCAGTTTGGAGGAGATCCTGTACTATTCCAGCATTTCTTCTGGTTTTACTCTCATCCAGTTGTTTACATCATGATTCTTCCGGCAATGGGCATTGTCAGTGAAATTATTCCGGTTTTCTCGCGCAAACCTATTTTCGGCTACAAAGCGATTGTGCTCTCCAGTCTAGGCATTGCAGCAATTAGTTTCATTGTATGGGCGCATCACATGTTTGTGGCTGGAATGTCTGACGCCGCTCGATACATTTTTTCGTTTATTACCTTCGCGGTGGCAATCCCGACAGCCGTAAAAGTATTTAACTGGGTTTCCACAATGTACAAAGGCTCGGTTTCTTGGGATGCACCGATGCTCTACGCTATGGCCTTTGTGTTCTTGTTCATGATCGCCGGATGTACTGGAATACATTTAGCAACTCTGGCAACAGACGCACATTATCATGATACTTACTTTGTTGTCGCCCACTTCCATTATACAATCCAGGGCGGTGCCGTAATTGGGTTATATGCGGGGCTACACTACTGGTTTCCACTGATGTTTGGCCGCACCTACAACAAGAAGCTCGCTGTAATTGCTTTCATCTTACTCTTTATCGGCTTTAACGGAACCTTCCTGCCACAGTTTGCACTTGGCATGGAAGGCA is from bacterium and encodes:
- the ctaD gene encoding cytochrome c oxidase subunit I encodes the protein MSAQTEQHSDRNYLNWEKGFMSWWMSIDHKRIGLMYLIAIISFFVIGGVAAMLVRAELFSHGKTLYDAATYNVIFTLHGVIMIFLFIVPGVPATLGNFILPLMIGAKDVAFPKVNRLSFWIYVTGAAIAFVALFMRVDTGWTFYAPYSIQNAPGVITMTLAAFVLGFSSILTGLNFMVTIHKMRCPGMSWDRLPLFVWALYATSVLQVVATPVIGITLLLLILENVMGVGIFNPQFGGDPVLFQHFFWFYSHPVVYIMILPAMGIVSEIIPVFSRKPIFGYKAIVLSSLGIAAISFIVWAHHMFVAGMSDAARYIFSFITFAVAIPTAVKVFNWVSTMYKGSVSWDAPMLYAMAFVFLFMIAGCTGIHLATLATDAHYHDTYFVVAHFHYTIQGGAVIGLYAGLHYWFPLMFGRTYNKKLAVIAFILLFIGFNGTFLPQFALGMEGMPRRYYDYPVEFEPLHRISSIFAFINGFGYLLVLVNLLWAAFYGPKAKQNPWGSLSLEWTAACPPPHDNFEKIPTVNDWPYGYGVDAKPHGSEAHA